The sequence below is a genomic window from Nicotiana tomentosiformis chromosome 6, ASM39032v3, whole genome shotgun sequence.
gatctgaaactagtcaaacaacgtgcaaaccaataaaaatatactctcatagtcataattaatcaatttataataatttttaactCTGCTCAAAAAGCCAACCAAGTCAACCCCCAGGCGCACGTACCCGGATTTCagaattttttgaagataaacattacccataataccacgaactcaaatatatagtttattcctaattctatatccaatttcgtggtcaaaatctaaaaataccatttctaggttttcttccaaaaattccataatttctatcaaaatttctatgttaaaatccatatataacccaTGTGTTTAACTTGAAACAATtaggaataacttaccttatgatatatgGTGAAAACGATCTTCAAGAATCACCCCCAAATCGCTCCACATGAGCTCTAAGAACTTAAAAGTGatgaaatgagctcaaaatcccgaaattagatGTTTAATACACCTGTTAGGCCtcctttttcgcgatcgcggtcaTTATCCATGCGATCGCGATTAACAAAAGTTCCAACATCGTTTCCTTCATCGTGATTGCGGCCAAAATCTCGTGATCGCGATCTACAAATTTTGTTTCCTCTTCACAGACACCCTTCGGTATAATGGCCATAACgtaaattccaaatgataaatggtttgattttctgaaacctagattcaaagggctacaactttcatttttggatcattcctaaattccttatagattgcaagatataatcTCTCGAAGTCAAACCACTGACAACAGAAAActccttatacgcgatcacggCCTTCCTTCCCtaatcgcgattcacaaggcctagAACAgcactttgctcttcgcgatcgcggccctttttttgcgatcgcaaagaaggatgCACCGGATCTCAGAAACAGCAACTCATACATGgcgaaatgacccgtagcccatccgaaacacacccgaggcccccgggaccccgtccaatcataccatccattcccaaaacatgatgcagacttgctcgaggcctcaaatcataccaaacaacatccaaactacgaatcgatgatcaaaaaccttctttcaactttcaaactttcataTTTCGCTGAACGCATccaaattacacttaaacattccgaaatgacgccaaattttacgtacaagtcacaaatcacagtacgaacctatttcaaggcacggaatcccaaacagacatcgataacaccaaagtctacttcaaatcaaacttaggaaattctaaaaccttcaaaatgccaagtttccataataagcgtcgaaatgctcccggactaTCTGATACTtaatccgagcatacgcccaagtccaaaatcatcatacgaacatattggaaccttcaaatcccgatttcgaggtcgtttactcaaatgtcaaaccttggtcaactcttccaacttaaagcttccgattgagaattttccatctgaatctactctgaacttcccaaaattcaatttcgactacgtgtacaagtcataaaatatgaagtgaaactactcatggcctcaaaccgccgaacgacacgctagagctcaaaatggtcggtcgggtcgttacattctccctcacttaaacacacgttcgtcctcgaacgtgccgagaaCCATTCCAGAGCTGCCCAAAATCACCGTTTAACACCTCGTGTACttgcccgtgccaccacaacccatatgaGCATATTAGCTCAAACCAGACTGAAGGTTCCTCCTactaccttagcccacaagccttggaactaaattccaacatccagaattctctgcaacacctgattctaacatacgagcATCGTATCAATCTCAACACACTAGaccaaacatgatcatgcacccatgttgAACCCACACAATGCACCGCATGATTCGGATGCCCAcaataacatcctccaaccatagAAGCTGCAAATTTACTAACCCGATGCACGTAGTATGCCTCATAACGCGCATAAGTCCTGATCCAAACCTCGCGATACTGCAACGATGAAGATCTGTGTATAATTACACAAGATAGTGAAGTTGTGCACAAGATAGTGTGGATAATaccataaaaaaaaataaaaagatctgTGTTGGTTTCTAATTGTTGTTACCCTAGATTGTGGACGCTATGAAAAATGTATCCTCAGCTAGGATGTACTTCCGACTGGTGTTGAATAATCCATAAGATTTCCGGATGCTCTGCCTCAAGGAGTCGACCGACGATAGATATTTCTCAAGTAAATATATCATTGTAACGTGGCGCTCATCTCCTGCTCGAAAACTCCTCTGTTCCTTAACTTCGTCGACCCTTCGACTCCAGCAGATTGATCCAGCATTCTCTTTTGGGATCGACCGACACCTCATTTGCACAAGTTCCAGAGGTAGTAGAGTCAGGATTTAAAGTTTTTGAGTTATGTCATCAAACTCATGGCAGGTCTTAGTTACAGGTTCGCTATTacatatttatagatatttaatgaATTTCCTAATAAATATACACAACCTAGCAAAAGCTATCGGGTTCGTCCGAATGGCAAATACTCCACCTTCGCCGCTACAGGTACCTATGTAATGTGATCTTAGTCGCACATTCAAAATAATGTTCGGATTCATGTGCCTTCCAGAATCATGGGTATTCAAGCATGTTGCATACGATTAGCCGGTCTTGCGGCGGCAAAAGGGTTTGATGTTCCCTATGCTACGGTTCCTAGCTATTCAAATCCAGTGCCGCTTTAGATTAGGAAATCACCAAAATTAAGTGTTAGTGTCAGGTCTagggtaaatttcacaaatggtcatataactaTGATTTTTTTCACCAAAGCTATATAACTTtcttttctcacacaaaaatcgtAAAACTTACACTAACTCATACAAAAATCATAGTAACCGAAAAACACAATTTTCTTGTAGTATTTTCTTGTCccacattttttattttttattttcagtctaataaataGTAACCCATTTAAAATAGGAGAAATACATATTTTTTAGCAGCTCCCAAAAATAATTAccgataaaatatatatttatatatatatgtgtattatatacatataatatacatattttatatttgTTTGCAATTAGTTTCGGCCGAGCggccaattttatatttttccctTAAAATAGGGATGACCCAACACAATCGATCTAATACCCAtatacataaattaaaataatattaaaagtgAATCCTTCCCCCCAAAAAAATTTAATTCGGAATGCATGATGTTCTCACCAAAAAAAAGTATAATTAGATAGCACTTGAAACAAAAATGCTATcaatttgaatatatatatatgtgtgtgtgtgtgtgtgtgtgtgtgtgtgtggatctaaaaataaattttaaaaattacgaaataagaaaatactactgaAAAGTTGTATTTTCCAAtcattatgatttttgtgtgagttaatAAATTTTTATGATTTGTGTTTGAGaataaagttatatgactttggtaaAAAAAATTCAtgatcatttgtgaaatttacccaCGAAGCCTTGTGTCTCATAATCCGCCTCATTGCTCAAGCCAGTAATGCCTATATGGGAGACGatataaataaagaaaagatTAAGAGAAAGAGGATTAATAATCAAACTGATGACATAAGATTCGGTGTCGTATGCCTGATAATTCTATTCCATTTGTATTGGCTATATTTAATATTAGTCACAAATTCTCTAGTCATATTTCGGGCTCAAGGCCAGAAAGGTAACTTGAAGCCCTAGCGATGGGAAGCTCGAGGCATTGAGGTACCGATTACTAGGGATTTCTGAAACACACAAAAAGACAATAAGATTGAAAGAGCTTTAAACTTCTTGAATATTTTCTTATAGGAGGAGTCGGAACAGGGTACCACCATCAACTGTTCCGAAGCTTCAACGTTGACTCACATAATTATCAGACATTCGCAACTTATAACAAGTTCCTCCCCATATCATCCAAAGCTAGAAGCTGAATGCTTTCTCTAGTTGAACACTGTACATCTTAACACTAAAAACTTCCCAGGATGACAGAACTATCACAGATGAGAAAATAGCATCAAATAAACTTCAAAgtcaaaaagaaaactaaaacatGTTACAGCAACAACCTACTTCACACCTTTCTCTGAAGCAGCACAGTACCAACAAGGACGACCACATCCATGGCTAGAGAAGAATGAAGTTCCTTGATCTCAGGCAAAAGAATACTGCAGATGATCAGGCTCCTCCTCTTGCAACTTCAGCAATTTTTAGTCATAAACGCCATATGTGCCAAGGACTGTAATTCGTAAACCATCATTACACGTTTTGACGTATTTCCGGACAATTTTCAAGTAGACGCCTAATACACGAGATCAATCTTCAACGGTAATCATGTGCCACCACTTTGGCTACCAACACCCAGCACAGGCATGGACCTGTGTGCAAAATCTAATAGGACCTTTTTCTGTTGTTCACTAGTGTGAGGAAGACTCGCACGCAAAAGTTCAACAGGCATCTCCCTACTAATGGCTTTGGCTGCATCAGATCCACTAACAGCCACACCTGGTGGGGCTTGTGTGAAGAAACATTGCATTACGGTGTCGTATTTGTTGAAACAGTATTTCGTGAGTAACCCAAAAAATGCATCAAACGAGGCCTGCCAGAATGACCTATTAGGTATGCTGCACTGGGCAGCAGCATGGGGATCTCTTAAGATCTCAGTTGCCCTCTCAAGAAGAGATTTTAGAACAATAGATGCCCCATCTCCAGCAGGGCTTCCAACAGGACGGAGCGGAGGAGGCTCTGCTGAACAAACCACTGATGCAAGACAGGCAGCAAGTGCTTTGAGCTCCATCTCACAAATACACAGTGACACAGTCCTTCCAAGGCTCACAGTAGTCTCAGTTGCCCCAGGGTCACTCGGAAGCCCGCCAAACAAGAACCTTAGATGCCGGAAAATAGCCATGCAAACCATCCTGGTCAGTTCACTTCCAGGGAAAAGAAGCTGCAGGTATCGAACTAGCAGCTTCCGGCCCTTGGGAAGGGAGACGATCCTCAAGAAGACATCATCATCTTTAGCAGCCAAATTCACAGAGTGGCCATTTTTTCCTAGGGGGTCAACTAATTGAAGTGATGATGCCAAACCCTCAAGCAGAACCTGCCGCCTGCGTTTCAACTGGTCTCCTCCATCTGGAAGTTGATTAAATTGTAGGAACCGGTCAATATCATCAACATCAAGAAGAAGACAGAGACCATCCTCAATAGTCACCCTAGCTGCTAGCATTGGCTCTTGCTCCAGGGGTTTCTCAGATATTTTCTGTTCAATGCATCCAGTAGGTGATGATTTTGGCGGATCAACTTCAAGAAGCGGGCGGGGCCTGCGAATAGAAGAGAAAGCAACCCTTCCAAGAGCATCAACCTGGAGAAAAGGATGTGGCTCAGAATTAGCGTGAGTTCGAGCACTACCATCCCTCAAATTATTTGGGCAGAAATGGTGCTTCAACTTTGCACCAGCGGACTTCTTTGCCAGACAAGCTTGGTGATAATAATCATCAACATAAGGATCGTTGCTATGGGTAGCAGCCAGCTGCGTTCTAAGAATATTCTCTAATTCATCTGCTGTCATGTACTTGGATTTAAATCTTGGCCATGCACTATTATTTCTCTGGCTACCAACGTCAAAGCCTTGTTGGGAGTAGTGCAGGCCCTGTCTACCTCTCAGCATTAGTTTTGCCTTTTGATCTCTTAAATCAGCCAACCCAAGCATATCAA
It includes:
- the LOC104099288 gene encoding protein PAT1 homolog produces the protein MEFDDNRPAGEEVFDASQYAFFGNDVVEEVELGGLEDEEDGLPPVGFDDEEYQLGQEEGEAIGSLSEIDDLSSKFSKLNKDDGGAINPGFIGDREYRESSSAVEWAQDADFHNWIGRKALDGESNDSKRWPSQPYSSAARFLEPNPLYRTSSYPEQQQQHEYQQQTPNHHYSSEPILIPKLPFTSFPPPSVRHPQASPNNQSQHPNGPNQPGGQQMPLSSPNLPPFLNPANHSTASHHGPQYGGKFAQGTPPGLALHTQIPSQWLKQSTLYPGEQSSLTSNMIPQQLHRQNGFAPPHGGPQQPQQPGQHHPLHSPYGHMPGLQSQLFNHHMSPPSQVLNNFDMLGLADLRDQKAKLMLRGRQGLHYSQQGFDVGSQRNNSAWPRFKSKYMTADELENILRTQLAATHSNDPYVDDYYHQACLAKKSAGAKLKHHFCPNNLRDGSARTHANSEPHPFLQVDALGRVAFSSIRRPRPLLEVDPPKSSPTGCIEQKISEKPLEQEPMLAARVTIEDGLCLLLDVDDIDRFLQFNQLPDGGDQLKRRRQVLLEGLASSLQLVDPLGKNGHSVNLAAKDDDVFLRIVSLPKGRKLLVRYLQLLFPGSELTRMVCMAIFRHLRFLFGGLPSDPGATETTVSLGRTVSLCICEMELKALAACLASVVCSAEPPPLRPVGSPAGDGASIVLKSLLERATEILRDPHAAAQCSIPNRSFWQASFDAFFGLLTKYCFNKYDTVMQCFFTQAPPGVAVSGSDAAKAISREMPVELLRASLPHTSEQQKKVLLDFAHRSMPVLGVGSQSGGT